In Halovivax gelatinilyticus, the following are encoded in one genomic region:
- a CDS encoding DNA-binding protein gives MTAPSEITEHLQQADDAFEYIGLGTPAFEEGIDQDAEWKIQLTKACRYLESARVLRAEDGFHGAVVELSFSSTERTIEAYLLWDTDDTIENFHDHEAAYDRAAERGLFDRSTASDLKGLYSDNRTGHYYGVQVPTKQKSDATYALAESIHQYVTQQIRDGSVCICEK, from the coding sequence ATGACAGCCCCGTCTGAAATCACTGAACATCTCCAGCAGGCCGATGACGCCTTCGAATACATCGGTCTGGGAACGCCCGCATTTGAAGAAGGCATTGACCAGGACGCAGAATGGAAGATTCAGCTGACCAAAGCGTGCCGTTATCTGGAAAGCGCTCGTGTTCTGCGAGCTGAAGATGGCTTTCACGGTGCGGTAGTAGAGTTGAGTTTCAGTTCGACGGAACGAACGATCGAGGCCTATCTTCTCTGGGATACGGACGACACGATCGAGAACTTCCACGACCACGAGGCGGCCTACGATCGTGCAGCTGAACGGGGGCTGTTCGACCGAAGTACGGCTTCGGACCTGAAAGGGTTATATAGCGACAATCGAACCGGCCATTACTACGGCGTTCAGGTTCCGACGAAACAAAAATCCGATGCGACGTATGCGCTAGCTGAAAGTATTCACCAGTACGTAACACAGCAGATTCGAGACGGGAGTGTCTGTATTTGCGAGAAGTGA
- a CDS encoding nucleotidyltransferase domain-containing protein: MRRNEKTNDNSGISIAVPIPAMDSKLYGKEATDDLLLFLATHRFDEFGQRELARQIDYSESAIRRAVAILEENDLVDTEYRGNQKSVRINRCRLSVPDDPILRIPQEEFQLPVETATERLKSELDSVVGIVLHGSIARGEADRRSDIDLWVVVQDDRAPNQRKANSVEKDLEGREFDGQRYDFHVTVESVEAVPSFAEDISHIVLTGITVYNTEHFETLRNLLAHGEFDDSPV; encoded by the coding sequence ATGCGGCGGAACGAGAAAACTAACGACAACTCTGGCATTTCAATTGCCGTCCCAATTCCGGCTATGGACTCCAAATTATACGGAAAAGAGGCGACTGACGACCTCCTCTTATTTTTAGCCACCCATCGGTTCGACGAGTTCGGTCAACGAGAATTGGCACGCCAAATCGACTATTCCGAGTCCGCAATTCGGCGTGCAGTAGCCATCCTCGAAGAGAACGATCTCGTCGATACCGAGTACCGTGGTAATCAAAAATCCGTTAGAATCAACAGATGTCGACTTTCTGTACCCGATGACCCTATTTTACGGATCCCGCAGGAGGAGTTTCAATTGCCGGTCGAAACTGCGACAGAACGGCTCAAAAGTGAGCTCGACTCGGTTGTGGGGATCGTCTTACACGGGAGTATCGCTCGGGGAGAAGCGGACCGTCGGAGCGATATCGACCTCTGGGTCGTTGTTCAGGACGACCGAGCCCCAAACCAGCGAAAGGCAAATTCCGTTGAAAAAGATCTCGAAGGCCGGGAATTCGACGGTCAGAGATACGACTTTCACGTCACTGTAGAATCCGTCGAGGCCGTTCCATCCTTCGCTGAGGATATTAGCCACATCGTCCTCACAGGAATCACCGTGTACAACACGGAACATTTCGAAACGCTCAGAAACCTGCTTGCGCACGGAGAGTTCGATGACAGCCCCGTCTGA
- a CDS encoding FxLYD domain-containing protein, translating into MQRRTLLAVVGGSIPALAGCVSEESSDRESGSGDDGAGGGGDDDSSESDDDDGGNGDEALQFVEHEWYNNGPYDAGVTGQLENTSGEELSYVEVTVYFLDEDGVQIADWIDNTMDLAADRVWEFDVMYMDDDPYRVDDYEIEWSVTNY; encoded by the coding sequence ATGCAACGTCGAACGTTATTGGCCGTGGTGGGTGGATCAATCCCTGCGTTGGCGGGATGCGTCAGCGAAGAGTCGTCCGATCGGGAGTCCGGCAGCGGTGATGACGGTGCCGGGGGAGGCGGTGACGATGACAGCTCGGAATCGGACGATGACGACGGAGGGAACGGAGACGAAGCGCTCCAGTTCGTCGAGCACGAATGGTACAACAACGGCCCGTATGATGCGGGCGTGACGGGCCAACTCGAGAACACCTCGGGCGAGGAACTCAGCTACGTCGAGGTGACGGTCTACTTCCTCGACGAAGACGGGGTCCAGATCGCCGACTGGATAGACAATACAATGGACCTGGCAGCCGACCGAGTCTGGGAGTTCGACGTCATGTACATGGACGACGATCCCTATCGAGTCGACGACTACGAGATCGAGTGGAGCGTAACGAATTACTAA
- a CDS encoding PIN domain-containing protein produces MRFLDSSFLVDLLQPKSDHHEDAVDYLDSNEGRAYGAPTPILYEIYRHAAWAGGTDQLAETIDALDWIDPVAFTEPAAQESALIRAELLANGNAINEQDILIAGVARESGAPILTRDGDFENVPGLDVEYYADRESADPE; encoded by the coding sequence GTGAGGTTTTTGGACAGTAGCTTTCTCGTCGATCTGCTTCAGCCGAAGTCCGATCACCACGAGGACGCTGTCGACTATCTCGATTCGAACGAGGGTCGGGCATACGGCGCACCAACTCCGATACTATACGAGATATACCGGCATGCAGCGTGGGCTGGGGGGACGGATCAACTCGCGGAGACTATCGATGCGCTCGACTGGATCGATCCCGTGGCGTTTACCGAACCTGCTGCGCAAGAATCTGCGTTGATACGAGCCGAACTCCTGGCAAATGGCAACGCAATCAACGAACAGGACATCCTGATTGCGGGTGTCGCACGTGAGTCCGGCGCACCGATACTGACGCGGGACGGCGACTTCGAGAACGTCCCCGGTCTCGACGTCGAATACTACGCCGACCGAGAATCGGCTGATCCCGAATAG
- a CDS encoding antitoxin VapB family protein: MGTKTISIKEEAYERLKAHKRGDESFSDVVNRLTRGDKDPMKAAGLWSGTDAGLDRDAFREEFDEDFTERQREVFGQ; this comes from the coding sequence ATGGGGACGAAGACGATAAGCATCAAGGAGGAGGCCTACGAGCGGCTCAAAGCCCACAAGCGAGGGGACGAGAGTTTTAGCGATGTGGTGAACCGGCTGACCCGGGGCGATAAAGACCCGATGAAAGCTGCGGGTCTGTGGAGTGGGACTGACGCCGGACTCGACCGGGATGCATTCCGCGAAGAATTTGACGAGGATTTTACGGAGCGACAGCGTGAGGTTTTTGGACAGTAG